One Sagittula stellata E-37 genomic window carries:
- a CDS encoding CaiB/BaiF CoA transferase family protein — MLNGLRILEFEALGPAPFAAMHLADLGAEVTVVHRATHDNPSKQPRNLLDRGKRSIVLDLKEAADIAVAKALVQRSDALIEGMRPGVMERLGLGPEVVHALNPALVYGRMTGWGQDGPRALRSGHDLNYAGLSGMLFYGGLPGEIPGVPPTLLGDIGGGALYLTVGILSGVLNARTTGKGCVVDAAIVDGTSHMLSLLLSMGPMFSREARGQSLLDGPHWSRCYVCADGGHVAVQCLEPKFYAEFLEVMGLRDDPGLADQFDPKQWPVQTARLAGLFAARSRDTWTALFEGSDACVAPVLSPAEAQEDPHIAARGIWREGVPAPAPRFDGATRPTGDIALRGAHGAEILETLRQEGLI; from the coding sequence ATGCTGAACGGTTTGCGCATCCTTGAATTCGAAGCCCTCGGGCCTGCCCCCTTCGCCGCCATGCACCTTGCGGACTTGGGAGCGGAGGTGACCGTCGTACATCGCGCCACCCACGACAACCCGTCGAAACAGCCCCGGAACCTGCTCGACCGGGGCAAGCGGTCCATCGTGCTGGATCTCAAGGAGGCGGCGGATATCGCCGTCGCCAAGGCCTTGGTCCAGCGCTCGGACGCTTTGATCGAGGGGATGCGGCCGGGCGTGATGGAGCGGCTGGGCCTCGGGCCGGAGGTCGTGCATGCGCTGAACCCGGCTCTGGTCTACGGGCGCATGACGGGTTGGGGGCAGGACGGGCCCCGCGCGCTGCGGTCGGGGCATGACCTGAACTACGCCGGGCTGAGCGGGATGCTGTTCTACGGCGGTTTGCCAGGCGAGATTCCCGGGGTGCCGCCAACGCTGTTGGGCGACATCGGGGGAGGGGCGCTCTACCTCACCGTCGGCATACTGAGCGGCGTTCTGAACGCCAGGACGACGGGCAAGGGCTGTGTCGTGGATGCAGCCATCGTGGACGGGACATCGCACATGTTGTCCCTGCTCCTTTCGATGGGACCGATGTTCTCACGCGAGGCCCGCGGACAATCTCTTCTGGATGGGCCGCACTGGTCGCGCTGTTATGTTTGTGCCGATGGGGGCCATGTCGCGGTGCAATGCCTCGAACCGAAGTTCTATGCCGAGTTTCTGGAGGTCATGGGGCTGCGCGACGATCCGGGCCTTGCCGATCAGTTCGACCCCAAGCAATGGCCGGTTCAGACGGCGCGGCTGGCGGGCCTGTTCGCTGCCCGGTCCCGAGACACATGGACGGCACTGTTCGAGGGCTCCGATGCCTGTGTGGCGCCGGTGCTGAGCCCTGCGGAGGCGCAGGAAGATCCCCATATCGCCGCGCGGGGGATCTGGCGGGAGGGCGTGCCCGCGCCTGCCCCGCGATTCGACGGCGCGACACGGCCAACGGGCGACATAGCCCTGAGGGGCGCCCATGGCGCGGAGATCCTTGAAACCCTGCGACAGGAAGGCTTGATATGA
- a CDS encoding M20 family metallo-hydrolase, translating into MTYGDTAATRLDAIARASASAEGVTRLPWTEHHRAALDQIAAWMTEAGLYPALDAAGTLVGRSPNPDGKPVLMIGSHQDSVPTGGGFDGIMGIALGCLVAEALKDRLPALPFALEILAFADEEGVRFPTALIGPRALAGTLKADALDMTDVNDVAMRDAMRAFGVAVDDIGAVRQSRGDVVAYLEAHIEQGPVLEAESLPVAAVSAICGISRFEIRITGETGHAGTVPMAGRRDALVAASRIIAAVSDAAVQVPDLRATVGTLALKPGAVNAIPSEVRFPLEIRAPQDTLREAFETEAMALARDICFAANCDLKAVQTYAQPAAVCDLSLRRALETAIGKADVVPLTIPSGATHDASAMADLCPIAMLFVRCRGGISHRPDEFASAADMDVAVRVMVDAILGYEDDLG; encoded by the coding sequence ATGACCTACGGAGACACCGCCGCCACCCGATTGGACGCGATCGCGCGCGCCTCGGCAAGCGCCGAAGGTGTGACACGCCTGCCTTGGACGGAACACCACCGGGCCGCGCTCGATCAGATCGCGGCCTGGATGACCGAAGCAGGGTTGTATCCCGCGCTCGATGCTGCCGGAACGCTGGTGGGCCGCAGCCCGAACCCGGACGGCAAGCCGGTGCTGATGATCGGGTCGCATCAGGACAGCGTGCCCACGGGCGGTGGTTTCGACGGCATCATGGGCATCGCGCTTGGCTGTCTGGTGGCCGAGGCGCTGAAGGATCGCCTGCCCGCCTTGCCTTTCGCGCTCGAAATCCTGGCCTTCGCCGACGAAGAGGGGGTGCGTTTCCCGACTGCCTTGATCGGCCCGCGTGCTTTGGCCGGGACACTGAAGGCCGATGCACTGGACATGACCGACGTCAACGACGTGGCGATGCGTGACGCGATGCGGGCATTTGGTGTGGCGGTGGACGATATTGGCGCGGTGCGCCAGTCCCGGGGCGATGTCGTGGCCTACCTCGAAGCGCACATCGAACAGGGTCCAGTCCTGGAGGCCGAGAGCCTGCCGGTTGCCGCCGTCAGCGCGATCTGCGGGATTTCCCGGTTCGAAATACGAATCACCGGAGAGACCGGTCACGCCGGAACCGTGCCGATGGCCGGGCGGCGCGACGCGCTGGTGGCCGCGTCGCGGATCATCGCGGCTGTCAGCGACGCAGCGGTCCAGGTTCCGGACCTGCGGGCGACGGTGGGCACGCTGGCGCTGAAACCCGGCGCGGTGAACGCCATCCCGTCCGAGGTCCGCTTCCCGCTGGAGATCCGCGCACCGCAAGACACGCTGCGCGAGGCGTTCGAAACCGAGGCCATGGCGCTGGCCCGGGACATCTGTTTCGCGGCCAACTGCGATTTGAAGGCTGTCCAGACCTATGCGCAACCAGCCGCGGTTTGCGACCTGAGCCTCAGGCGAGCGCTGGAAACGGCGATCGGGAAGGCGGACGTCGTGCCGCTGACCATTCCATCGGGGGCGACGCACGATGCGTCTGCGATGGCCGACCTTTGCCCGATCGCGATGCTGTTCGTCCGCTGCCGGGGCGGGATCAGCCACCGGCCAGACGAATTCGCCTCCGCCGCCGACATGGACGTGGCGGTTCGGGTGATGGTGGATGCGATACTGGGCTACGAGGATGATCTTGGCTGA